A section of the Candidatus Thermoplasmatota archaeon genome encodes:
- a CDS encoding carboxymuconolactone decarboxylase family protein → MIRLKTLSKKNKNSMQHFQDFMKHVLEPGVLDTKTKELIALGTAITAR, encoded by the coding sequence GTGATTCGATTGAAGACTCTGTCTAAGAAAAATAAGAACAGTATGCAACATTTCCAAGATTTCATGAAACATGTACTGGAGCCAGGTGTTCTTGACACAAAAACAAAGGAATTGATTGCATTGGGAACGGCCATAACTGCAAGGTGA